Proteins from one Juglans microcarpa x Juglans regia isolate MS1-56 chromosome 6S, Jm3101_v1.0, whole genome shotgun sequence genomic window:
- the LOC121237200 gene encoding sodium/calcium exchanger NCL-like, translating into MSNRLIVSFFFLILLVVASPGHGRSIAHPQYLSSSTDLVSDGVHQLQGPPSLALNRSSASAESTCEQTYGFLPCTTTVLGNLFLIVVYGYLMFLSATYLSHGSELLLEILGPGIVGGLFLPVLGALPDAMLILVSGLSGSTAIAQSQVSVGMGLLAGSTVMLLTIIWGTCVIVGKCDLVDSVAQDAKDTKGFSLTESGVSTDIWTSYAATIMVLSVIPFLIVQIPQILDSTSGRHLAVLIALIVSLLLLVSYCLYQVVQPWIQKRKIAYVKHKHVILGLLRHLRQRALGRLLRDDGEPDRDVIEKLFTAIDVNGDGHVCPEELSALVVGIRFEEIDLDQDDAVIKVLQDFDTSRDSVIDKNEFFNGISRWIKRAKRTQVVKPDPGPHTMKFLNDFHEETKREHDLLDVGDQSDEVVEEDGGSRWTSIKAVLLLLLGTIIAAAFADPLVDAVDNFSDATSIPAFFISFIALPLATNSSEAVSAIIFASRDKRKTASLTFSELYGAATMNNVLCLSVFLALVYIRGLTWDFSSEVLVIVIVCVVVGGFASFRTHFPLWTALVAFLLYPFSLALIYVLDYILGWS; encoded by the exons ATGTCTAACCGCTTAATcgtctccttcttcttcctcatcctcctAGTCGTTGCTAGCCCCGGCCATGGCCGCTCCATCGCCCACCCTCAATACTTGTCGTCGTCTACTGATCTAGTTTCCGATGGTGTCCACCAGCTTCAGGGCCCACCTTCCCTCGCTCTCAACCGGTCCTCTGCCTCCGCTGAGTCGACCTGCGAGCAGACCTACGGGTTCCTTCCGTGCACCACCACCGTGCTCGGCAACCTATTCCTCATCGTCGTCTATGGCTACCTCATGTTCCTCTCCGCCACGTATTTGTCCCATGGGAGTGAGCTCTTGTTAGAGATTCTTGGCCCTGGTATTGTTGGCGGTTTGTTCCTCCCAGTCCTTGGTGCCCTTCCCGACGCCATGCTTATTCTCG TATCTGGTCTTTCTGGAAGTACAGCAATTGCTCAAAGTCAGGTTTCTGTTGGAATGGGCTTGCTTGCTGGGTCAACTGTTATGCTTCTTACAATAATATGGGGAACATGTGTCATAGTTGGCAAATGCGACCTTGTTGATTCAGTTGCACAAGATGCAAAAGATACAAAAGGGTTTAGCTTAACTG AATCGGGCGTTAGTACTGATATCTGGACTAGCTATGCGGCAACGATAATGGTTTTATCTGTCATCCCATTTTTAATTGTGCAAATACCACAAATTCTGGATTCAACTTCGGGGAGGCACTTGGCAGTCTTGATTGCGCTTATTGTCTCTCTCCTACTATTGGTTTCCTATTGCCTTTATCAG GTCGTTCAGCCTTGGATCCAGAAGAGAAAAATTGCTTATGTGAAGCACAAGCATGTTATATTAGGACTGTTAAGGCATTTAAGACAGCGTGCACTGGGAAGATTGTTAAGGGATGATGGTGAACCTGACAGAGATGTCATTGAAAa GCTTTTTACTGCAATTGACGTAAATGGTGATGGACATGTTTGCCCTGAAGAATTGAGTGCATTGGTTGTTGGAATTCGGTTTGAGGAGATTGACCTGGATCAGGATGATGCTGTAATAAAAGTATTACAAGATTTTGATACATCTCGTGATTCTGTTATTGACAAGAATGAGTTTTTCAATGGCATTTCTAGATGGATAAAAAGGGCAAAGAGGACGCAGGTTGTCAAACCTGATCCTGGTCCTCACACAATGAAGTTTTTAAACGACTTTCATGAG GAAACAAAGAGAGAGCACGATTTATTGGATGTGGGGGATCAAAGTGATGAAGTAGTTGAGGAGGATGGTGGTTCCAGATGGACCTCTATCAAAGCAGTGCTATTGTTATTGCTGGGAACTATCATTGCCGCTGCATTTGCTGACCCGCTGGTAGATGCTGTTGATAACTTCTCTGATGCAACTAGCATTCCTGCTTTCTTCATCTCCTTCATTGCGCTGCCTTTGGCTACCAACTCTAGTGAAGCTGTGTCTGCAATTATATTTGCTAGCCGTGACAAGAGGAAAACCGCGTCACTAACATTTTCTGAG CTATATGGGGCAGCAACGATGAATAATGTTCTCTGCCTCTCAGTCTTCTTAGCCCTCGTTTACATTAGGGGGTTGACATGGGATTTCTCATCTGAAGTGCTGGTTATTGTTATTGTCTGCGTTGTGGTGGGGGGTTTTGCTAGTTTCCGCACCCATTTCCCACTCTGGACAGCTCTTGTAGCTTTCCTACTTTACCCATTCTCCCTGGCGCTGATTTATGTTCTTGATTATATTTTGGGCTGGTCATAG